A single Natranaerobius thermophilus JW/NM-WN-LF DNA region contains:
- the miaA gene encoding tRNA (adenosine(37)-N6)-dimethylallyltransferase MiaA — protein sequence MMNTYDNQHREQQKLSENILKTKPLIAIVGPTAVGKTDISIKVAERLPVSTGIISADSMQVYKKMDIGTAKPSQEIRTKIPHYLVDNVEPDEEFSVGRYQKHAKSILNQLYQNKELPLLVGGTGLYVDALIYDFSMNELPKSTKYRQELQQKAEQDGLEQLYRKLEKVDPDAADRIHPNDQRRIIRALEVYYYTGEPISQRQKRRYDSPYNLLIFGITMDRNKLYNKIETRVDQMIDQGLVEEVKYLLENGYHLQLTSMQGLGYKEIAGYLMGDYDLETAVQKLKKNTKRFAKRQLSWFRRDPNIKWLDITETDKSEICDKIIDMILKEYLE from the coding sequence ATGATGAACACATATGACAATCAACACCGTGAACAACAAAAGTTGAGTGAAAATATATTAAAAACAAAACCTCTTATAGCAATTGTAGGCCCTACAGCTGTTGGAAAGACGGATATTTCTATAAAAGTAGCCGAAAGATTACCTGTGTCTACTGGAATAATTTCGGCTGACTCTATGCAAGTATATAAAAAAATGGATATCGGAACAGCCAAACCTTCCCAAGAAATTAGAACCAAGATACCACATTATCTAGTTGATAATGTGGAACCAGACGAAGAATTTAGTGTAGGAAGATATCAAAAACATGCTAAATCAATTCTGAATCAACTTTATCAAAACAAAGAGCTGCCCCTTTTAGTAGGAGGTACGGGCTTATATGTAGATGCGCTTATTTATGACTTTTCAATGAATGAGCTTCCTAAATCAACGAAATATCGTCAAGAGTTACAGCAAAAAGCAGAACAAGATGGTTTAGAACAGTTGTACCGGAAACTAGAAAAAGTAGACCCCGATGCTGCTGATAGAATTCATCCCAATGATCAAAGGAGAATCATTCGCGCATTAGAAGTTTATTATTACACTGGTGAACCTATCAGCCAAAGACAAAAGAGAAGATACGACTCTCCTTATAATTTATTAATATTTGGCATAACAATGGATAGAAACAAATTATATAACAAAATAGAAACACGTGTAGATCAAATGATTGATCAAGGTTTAGTGGAGGAAGTAAAGTACTTATTAGAAAACGGTTATCACTTACAGCTCACTTCTATGCAAGGTTTGGGATATAAAGAGATAGCAGGGTATTTAATGGGTGATTATGATTTAGAAACTGCAGTTCAAAAGTTAAAGAAAAACACTAAAAGGTTTGCAAAAAGACAGCTTTCCTGGTTTCGAAGGGATCCCAATATAAAATGGTTAGATATTACTGAAACTGATAAAAGTGAAATTTGTGACAAGATTATTGATATGATCTTGAAGGAATATTTGGAATAA
- the mutS gene encoding DNA mismatch repair protein MutS — protein MAKNTRKITPMIQQYLDIKEEYPDAILFFRVGDFYEMFFEDAELAAKELEIVLTKRSVDKKDSNPIPLAGIPYHSCETYIGKLLDKGYKVAICEQVEDPQQAKGIVKREVVQLITPGTVLDSNFLKEKEHNFLVGLCEDHNYFGLATVDVSTGDFFVTEISKTNYDKVIDEILTVSPREIIIDEEKTRADKILSKLKNYGILVTNKSQPTFNKACDILKSQFNVESLEGFGLADQKSSIIAGGFLVQYLIDTQKTTLEHLQNVKPYSTESYLVMDSNTRKNLELCETIRQQRKEGSLLWVLDKTLTAMGGRMLRNWIQHPLLNVDAINHRLQAVEFFLNFMYREELARTLKNVYDLERVLGKIIYDRATPKDLIALSNSLEILPDVKDLLKNDEDGTLNDLMDRLPDLMDLVELINSAIVPDPPATVKEGGIIKDGFDEELDKIKDLSRGGKEWIANLEAKEKERTGIKSLKVRYNKVFGYYIEVTKKNLDLVPEDYIRKQTLVNAERFVTPDLKEYEDKILKAEEEMTDLEYKIFQKIRSEVISRIKEIQEAAKILAELDCYRSLAASAAEYDFVPPQVDNSDIIDIKEGRHPVVERVSQEEPFVPNDTYLDNGTEQIALITGPNMAGKSTYMRQVALIIVMAQMGSYVPATSARIGIVDKIFTRVGAADDLVSGQSTFMVEMNEVANILNNATSNSFVILDEIGRGTSTFDGISIARAVVEYLHQEDKVACKTLFATHFHELIELADEFARVVNYSVSVKEEGDDMIFLREIEKGGTDRSYGVQVARLAGIPRKVIGRAKEILSYLESRETNTEIPMTGYQVTLDDLSAEKNKLIQELNNINPDELSPKDALDKIYELYDKAQKFKE, from the coding sequence ATGGCTAAAAACACCCGTAAAATTACACCTATGATCCAACAATATTTAGATATCAAGGAAGAATACCCTGATGCTATATTATTTTTCAGGGTAGGAGATTTCTATGAGATGTTCTTTGAGGATGCGGAATTGGCGGCTAAAGAGCTAGAAATAGTTTTAACTAAACGTAGTGTAGATAAAAAAGATTCTAATCCTATTCCCCTGGCGGGTATACCTTATCATTCATGTGAGACATATATTGGGAAACTATTGGACAAGGGTTACAAAGTGGCTATTTGTGAGCAAGTCGAAGACCCTCAACAAGCCAAGGGAATTGTAAAACGTGAAGTAGTCCAACTGATTACTCCGGGTACTGTGTTGGACAGTAACTTTTTGAAAGAAAAAGAACATAATTTTTTAGTTGGACTCTGTGAAGACCACAATTATTTTGGACTAGCAACAGTAGATGTTTCTACTGGCGATTTTTTTGTTACGGAAATTTCTAAAACTAATTACGATAAGGTTATTGATGAAATCTTAACAGTCTCTCCTCGTGAAATTATTATAGATGAGGAGAAGACTAGGGCAGATAAAATCTTATCCAAATTAAAAAATTACGGGATTTTAGTTACTAATAAGTCCCAACCCACTTTTAATAAAGCCTGTGATATTTTAAAATCACAGTTTAATGTTGAATCCCTAGAAGGCTTTGGATTGGCTGATCAAAAAAGTTCGATTATAGCTGGTGGATTTTTAGTTCAATATTTAATAGACACCCAAAAAACCACACTGGAACATCTGCAAAATGTAAAACCTTATTCTACAGAATCTTATTTGGTTATGGACTCTAATACCAGAAAAAATCTTGAGCTTTGCGAAACCATCAGACAACAGCGTAAAGAGGGCTCTTTACTTTGGGTATTGGACAAGACTTTAACTGCCATGGGCGGAAGAATGCTTAGGAATTGGATTCAACACCCACTTTTGAACGTGGATGCAATTAATCACAGGTTACAGGCTGTTGAGTTTTTCCTCAATTTTATGTACAGAGAAGAATTAGCTAGAACTTTAAAAAATGTTTATGATTTAGAACGGGTACTAGGAAAGATAATTTATGATAGAGCAACTCCTAAGGATTTAATAGCATTGAGCAATTCTTTAGAAATTTTGCCAGATGTAAAAGATCTGTTAAAGAATGATGAAGACGGAACTTTAAATGATTTAATGGACAGGCTTCCTGATCTTATGGATCTTGTAGAGCTAATTAATTCTGCTATTGTTCCGGATCCCCCTGCGACTGTAAAAGAAGGTGGCATTATTAAAGATGGTTTTGATGAAGAACTAGACAAAATCAAAGATCTTTCAAGGGGTGGCAAAGAATGGATTGCCAACTTAGAAGCTAAAGAAAAGGAAAGAACAGGTATAAAATCCCTCAAGGTAAGATACAATAAAGTGTTTGGTTACTATATTGAAGTAACTAAAAAGAATCTTGATTTGGTACCTGAGGATTATATAAGAAAGCAAACCTTGGTCAATGCCGAAAGGTTTGTAACACCCGATTTAAAAGAATATGAAGACAAAATTCTTAAAGCAGAAGAAGAAATGACTGATTTAGAGTACAAGATTTTTCAAAAAATCAGATCAGAGGTTATATCTCGAATAAAAGAAATACAAGAAGCTGCAAAAATTCTGGCTGAACTCGATTGTTACAGATCACTGGCAGCATCTGCAGCAGAGTACGATTTTGTTCCACCTCAGGTTGATAATTCAGATATAATTGACATTAAGGAAGGAAGACATCCCGTGGTAGAACGTGTCAGCCAGGAAGAGCCATTTGTCCCCAATGATACTTATCTGGACAATGGAACGGAACAGATTGCATTGATAACCGGACCCAATATGGCTGGTAAATCAACATATATGAGACAGGTAGCTTTAATAATAGTTATGGCACAAATGGGCTCCTATGTACCAGCAACTAGTGCTCGGATTGGAATTGTCGATAAAATATTCACAAGGGTAGGAGCGGCTGACGATTTAGTGAGCGGTCAATCTACTTTTATGGTAGAAATGAATGAAGTGGCTAATATTTTAAACAATGCAACTTCTAATAGTTTTGTGATTTTAGATGAAATCGGAAGAGGTACAAGCACCTTTGATGGAATTTCTATTGCCAGGGCTGTTGTGGAATACTTACACCAAGAAGACAAGGTAGCATGTAAAACTCTTTTTGCAACTCATTTTCATGAATTGATTGAACTGGCCGATGAATTTGCAAGAGTTGTTAATTATTCAGTATCTGTTAAAGAAGAGGGCGATGATATGATATTCTTGAGAGAAATAGAAAAAGGTGGTACCGATAGAAGTTATGGAGTCCAAGTAGCTAGATTAGCTGGTATTCCAAGAAAAGTTATTGGTAGAGCTAAAGAGATCTTATCATATTTGGAAAGTCGGGAAACTAATACGGAAATTCCTATGACCGGATATCAAGTAACCTTAGATGATCTATCGGCCGAGAAAAATAAACTGATTCAAGAACTAAATAATATTAATCCCGATGAATTATCTCCCAAAGATGCCTTAGACAAGATTTATGAATTATACGATAAAGCTCAGAAATTTAAAGAATAG
- the hfq gene encoding RNA chaperone Hfq codes for MSKNTINLQDNVLNQVRKNKITVTIFLVNGYKIRGLIKSFDNFTLLMEVNGEQQMIYKHAVSTIIPGKTLNLFSDQSDKNDQEQ; via the coding sequence TTGTCAAAAAACACAATTAATTTACAGGATAATGTTTTAAACCAGGTGAGGAAGAACAAAATTACAGTAACTATTTTTTTGGTCAATGGCTATAAAATTCGCGGCCTAATTAAAAGTTTCGATAATTTCACACTATTGATGGAGGTTAATGGTGAACAACAGATGATTTATAAGCATGCAGTTAGTACCATAATCCCAGGTAAAACTCTCAATCTCTTCTCCGATCAATCCGATAAAAATGATCAAGAACAGTAA
- the mutL gene encoding DNA mismatch repair endonuclease MutL, producing the protein MGRINILRHEISEKIAAGEVVERPASVVKELIENSIDAGSDNIQIFLSKAGKELIRVIDNGLGIHPEDVELAFSRHATSKVNSIKDLDKINTLGFRGEALASIAAVSKIEMNTRRHDSKEGTRVFLEEGKVQQRGSAGCPPGTDIAVKDLFYNTPARLKFLSKESTEIALIHDIINKFALANPNIRFRALNGNKKLLQTSGRNDMLEVIANIYGYQTAKKLLPIKYSQDGITITGYIAKPELTRSNRSYQTFFVNDRYVKSTFLSERLEKGYHTLLPKHRYPFSILKLQVPDEILDVNVHPAKIHVRFINEKQIGNMLTKAVTEKLKQEQLIFQAPKVNNTKKNQTKPEGSQLRFRGVNKNNAPSFEKTSSKFKSQLNNNVYDNISSKTSNNYLKEKQEYDIPRINNKVDHTKNHIENQTENHIETHQKTQEIGDQEKTSDSVHYGSNPSSKPIGDSSGKLSDDSSGESYSDHIDTIDLADNNENFLHDLLEYRVVGQIFTTYWILESSDEIYLIDQHAAHERINYQLLMDRYRSSQLKSQQVIPYTLELDSAGITALEDNLDKLRQCGLEFEFFGQNTLLVRGVPFAIKDIFDQDAIYDLIDQLIKHPDNDLDITSLEEMLITIACKKSIKANEKIGAKELKSLLKSLVETPTPFTCPHGRPTIINLTRTDVEKLFYRV; encoded by the coding sequence ATGGGTCGGATAAACATATTGAGACATGAAATATCAGAAAAAATAGCTGCTGGTGAAGTGGTGGAACGTCCCGCCTCTGTAGTTAAAGAATTAATTGAAAACTCCATTGATGCAGGTAGTGATAATATCCAAATATTCTTATCTAAGGCCGGCAAAGAATTGATTCGCGTGATTGACAATGGCCTAGGGATTCATCCCGAAGATGTAGAGCTAGCTTTCTCTAGGCATGCCACAAGTAAGGTTAATAGTATCAAGGACCTTGATAAAATAAATACATTAGGTTTTCGGGGTGAAGCCCTGGCTAGTATTGCTGCAGTAAGTAAAATTGAAATGAATACCAGGCGCCACGATAGTAAAGAGGGAACTAGAGTGTTCCTTGAAGAGGGGAAAGTTCAACAACGAGGTAGTGCGGGGTGTCCACCTGGGACCGATATTGCAGTGAAAGATTTATTTTACAACACCCCCGCCAGGTTAAAATTTCTCAGCAAAGAAAGTACTGAAATTGCGTTAATCCATGATATAATTAATAAATTTGCACTGGCAAATCCTAATATTAGATTCAGGGCATTAAACGGGAATAAAAAGCTTTTGCAGACCTCAGGCAGAAACGATATGCTAGAAGTGATAGCTAATATATACGGCTATCAAACTGCGAAAAAACTGTTACCAATAAAATATTCTCAAGATGGTATTACCATTACAGGTTACATAGCAAAGCCGGAACTGACCCGATCTAATAGAAGTTATCAAACTTTTTTCGTAAACGATAGATATGTAAAAAGCACCTTTTTATCCGAAAGATTAGAAAAAGGGTATCATACATTGCTTCCAAAACATAGATATCCTTTTTCAATATTGAAACTTCAAGTACCTGATGAGATATTAGATGTAAATGTGCACCCAGCGAAAATACATGTTAGATTCATAAATGAAAAACAAATTGGAAATATGTTAACAAAAGCTGTGACAGAGAAATTAAAACAAGAACAATTGATTTTTCAAGCTCCCAAAGTTAATAATACTAAGAAAAACCAAACTAAACCGGAAGGCTCTCAACTTCGTTTTAGAGGTGTTAACAAGAATAATGCTCCCAGTTTCGAGAAAACCTCAAGTAAGTTTAAAAGTCAATTAAATAATAATGTTTATGATAACATTTCTTCTAAAACTAGTAACAACTACTTAAAAGAAAAACAGGAATATGATATTCCAAGAATTAATAATAAAGTAGACCACACAAAAAACCATATAGAAAACCAAACAGAAAACCATATAGAAACACATCAAAAAACACAAGAAATAGGTGATCAAGAAAAGACTAGTGATAGTGTTCATTACGGTAGTAATCCAAGTAGTAAACCAATTGGTGATTCAAGTGGTAAACTAAGTGATGATTCAAGTGGTGAATCATATAGTGATCATATAGATACCATAGATTTAGCTGATAATAATGAAAACTTTTTACATGATTTACTTGAATATCGCGTCGTTGGCCAAATTTTTACTACTTATTGGATTCTAGAATCTAGTGATGAAATTTATTTAATAGATCAACATGCTGCCCATGAACGAATAAATTATCAATTATTAATGGATAGATATCGCTCTTCTCAACTAAAAAGCCAACAGGTTATTCCCTATACATTAGAGTTGGACAGTGCTGGTATAACAGCCCTAGAAGATAATTTAGATAAACTGCGCCAGTGTGGCTTGGAATTCGAATTCTTTGGTCAAAACACTTTATTAGTGAGAGGAGTTCCCTTTGCAATTAAAGATATCTTCGATCAAGATGCAATTTATGATCTGATTGATCAGTTGATAAAACATCCTGATAACGATCTGGATATAACAAGCCTGGAAGAAATGTTAATTACCATTGCTTGTAAAAAAAGTATTAAAGCTAATGAAAAGATCGGAGCAAAAGAATTAAAATCTTTGTTAAAGTCCCTTGTGGAAACACCTACGCCTTTTACCTGTCCTCATGGACGGCCTACAATTATAAACTTAACCAGAACAGATGTAGAAAAACTGTTTTACCGAGTTTAA
- the miaB gene encoding tRNA (N6-isopentenyl adenosine(37)-C2)-methylthiotransferase MiaB, whose translation MTLYQLGNGKKFYTLTFGCQMNEHDSEVLAGMLDQMGFEKAASEEEADLLIINTCAVREKAEQKVLGKIGTLRYLKENKPDMKIAIGGCMVQQEHVANKIYRDFTHVDIIFGTHNINRFPQLLEHVMQKGKRVKEISQDDSQVFENLPHKREDSIKAWVVISYGCDNYCKYCIVPYVRGQQRSRDPEHIKYEVEKLAKEGLKEITLLGQNVNSYGKDLDQNISFTNLLEELSKIEGIERIRFMTSHPKDFDKELITTLKESNKICEHFHLPVQAGSNKILKKMGRGYTREHYVDIVNDIRAELPNASITTDIIVGYPGEEEEDFQETLDLVQNVKFDSAFTFVYSKRSGTPAAEMAEQVDEQTKKGRIQKLISVQQEISEQRNKDLENTVQRILVEGVSKNNEDMLSGRTRTDKLVHFPGDKELIGELVDVKITRGHSWNLYGEIFEDSLT comes from the coding sequence ATGACACTTTATCAACTAGGAAATGGAAAAAAATTTTATACTTTGACATTCGGTTGTCAGATGAACGAACATGATTCTGAAGTTTTGGCAGGAATGTTAGATCAAATGGGATTTGAAAAGGCTGCCTCTGAAGAAGAGGCGGATCTATTAATTATAAATACATGTGCGGTTAGAGAAAAAGCGGAACAAAAGGTTTTGGGCAAAATCGGAACTCTAAGATATTTAAAAGAAAACAAACCCGATATGAAGATAGCCATTGGAGGATGCATGGTTCAGCAGGAGCATGTAGCCAATAAAATTTATCGTGATTTCACCCATGTGGATATAATTTTTGGTACTCATAATATAAATAGATTCCCTCAGCTGCTCGAACATGTCATGCAAAAAGGGAAACGTGTTAAAGAAATTTCTCAAGACGATAGTCAGGTATTTGAAAACTTGCCTCATAAAAGGGAAGATTCTATTAAGGCATGGGTAGTAATCAGTTACGGTTGCGATAATTATTGTAAATACTGTATAGTACCATATGTCCGAGGACAGCAAAGAAGTCGTGATCCAGAACATATTAAATACGAAGTGGAAAAGCTAGCTAAAGAGGGGTTAAAAGAAATAACTCTTTTAGGCCAAAATGTTAATAGCTATGGTAAAGATTTGGATCAGAATATTAGCTTTACTAATTTACTGGAAGAACTGTCTAAAATTGAAGGCATAGAACGGATCCGGTTTATGACTAGTCATCCCAAGGATTTTGATAAAGAATTAATTACTACGCTAAAAGAATCAAACAAGATCTGTGAGCATTTTCATTTACCAGTACAAGCTGGAAGTAATAAAATACTTAAAAAGATGGGCCGTGGATATACTCGAGAACATTACGTAGATATTGTCAATGATATCAGAGCTGAACTCCCCAATGCTAGTATAACTACAGATATAATTGTAGGTTATCCCGGGGAAGAGGAAGAAGATTTTCAAGAAACCCTTGACCTAGTTCAAAATGTGAAATTTGATAGTGCTTTTACATTCGTGTATTCTAAAAGAAGTGGTACACCAGCCGCAGAAATGGCTGAACAAGTTGATGAACAAACAAAAAAAGGACGAATCCAAAAGTTGATTTCGGTACAACAAGAAATATCAGAACAGAGAAATAAAGATTTAGAGAATACCGTTCAAAGAATTCTTGTGGAGGGTGTCAGTAAAAATAACGAGGATATGCTGTCCGGCAGGACGAGAACGGATAAATTAGTACACTTTCCAGGCGATAAAGAGCTAATTGGGGAACTAGTTGATGTTAAAATTACTCGAGGACACAGTTGGAATTTGTACGGAGAGATATTTGAGGATAGTCTAACATGA